Proteins from a genomic interval of Aspergillus flavus chromosome 7, complete sequence:
- a CDS encoding mannitol-1-phosphate/altronate dehydrogenase (mannitol-1-phosphate dehydrogenase) — protein sequence MGKKAIQFGGGNIGRGFVAEFLHAAGYEVVFIDVMDSVINSLQQTPSYDVTEVSEEGESTKTITNYRAINSKTHEADVVQEIASADVVTCAVGPNILKFIAPVIAKGIDARTEERPVAVIACENAIGATDTLHGYIKQHTNPDRLETLSERARFANSAIDRIVPNQPPNSGLNVRIEKFYEWAVEKTPFGEWGHPDIPAIHWVDHLEPYIERKLFTVNTGHATTAYYAHKRGKKMIAEALEDPEIRETVHKVLEETASLIVSKHEISEQEQKEYVDKIVSRISNPYLEDNVERVGRAPLRKLSRKERFIGPASQLAERGQKFDALLGAIEMALRFQNVPGDEESSELARILKENSAEDATSQLTGLEKDHPLYSHVVERVSTVQQGSKSVL from the coding sequence ATGGGTAAAAAGGCTATCCAGTTTGGCGGTGGAAACATTGGCCGTGGCTTTGTGGCTGAGTTTCTCCACGCTGCCGGCTATGAAGTCGTCTTCATTGATGTCATGGATAGCGTCATCAACTCTTTGCAACAGACCCCGTCGTACGACGTCACGGAGGTCAGCGAAGAGGGTGAAAGCACCAAGACCATCACCAACTATCGCGCCATCAACTCCAAGACGCATGAGGCCGACGTCGTTCAGGAGATCGCATCGGCAGATGTGGTTACCTGTGCTGTCGGTCCCAACATCCTTAAGTTCATCGCGCCAGTCATTGCCAAAGGTATTGATGCGCGCACCGAAGAGAGACCCGTGGCTGTGATCGCCTGTGAGAACGCTATCGGCGCTACAGATACCTTGCACGGCTACATCAAGCAGCACACCAACCCTGACCGTCTGGAGACCCTCTCTGAGCGTGCCCGTTTTGCCAACTCGGCTATCGACCGCATCGTCCCCAACCAGCCCCCGAACAGTGGCCTCAATGTTCGCATCGAGAAGTTCTACGAGTGGGCCGTGGAGAAGACTCCATTTGGCGAATGGGGTCACCCCGACATCCCTGCCATCCACTGGGTGGACCACCTCGAACCTTACATCGAACGCAAGCTCTTCACCGTCAATACTGGCCATGCTACCACCGCCTACTATGCTCACAAGCGTGGCAAGAAGATGATCGCCGAGGCCCTCGAAGACCCAGAGATCCGCGAGACTGTGCACAAGGTGCTCGAGGAGACTGCTTCCCTCATTGTATCCAAGCATGAGATCTCGGAGCAGGAGCAGAAGGAATACGTTGACAAGATTGTCAGCCGTATCTCTAACCCCTATCTCGAGGACAACGTTGAGCGTGTGGGACGTGCTCCTCTCCGCAAACTGTCTCGCAAGGAACGGTTCATTGGACCTGCTTCGCAGCTCGCAGAGCGCGGCCAGAAGTTCGATGCTCTCCTGGGCGCCATCGAGATGGCTCTTCGCTTCCAGAACGTCCCAGGCGACGAGGAGAGTTCCGAGCTTGCTCGCATTTTGAAGGAGAACTCGGCCGAGGATGCCACCTCGCAGCTCACCGGATTGGAGAAAGACCACCCACTCTACTCTCATGTGGTTGAGCGTGTGTCCACGGTCCAGCAAGGCTCCAAATCAGTGCTGTGA
- a CDS encoding actin cortical patch SUR7/pH-response regulator pali: MVNWSNILPTLTAFIAFILGMLCLFAGTKTNLLLDTDVFTIYTTSISNGTGMRDFYSIYVMSYCEGFLHAENRNLTGCSHPSLLFSFNATEALTKDAGNTTSLSSLGWPSSITDDLRTFGATSQSMGVFYCIGIGLAGLAVLERLWFVIAKGPRQTVVEVSSLMLSFTMLSIPSIIATVVALQFVSLINRHGEESGVTARYGHQFLGMTWAAVGLLLVGSTVSLLTVLVDRNRSADQYEPVAEPKTVAEDSDSVASNQKGD, encoded by the exons ATGGTCAACTGGAGCAACATACTACCCACATTAACCGCCTTCATCGCTTTTATCCTGGGCATGCTATGCCTCTTTGCAGGAACGAAAACAAACCTTTTATTAGATACAGATGTCTTCACG ATATATACGACAAGTATAAGCAATGGCACGGGGATGCGGGACTTCTACTCGATATATGTCATGTCTTACTGTGAGGGATTCCTGCATGCAGAAAATCGAAACCTAACCGGATGCTCACACCCGTCACTACTGTTCTCCTTCAATGCGACAGAAGCGTTAACGAAAGATGCTGGCAACACCACCTCGTTATCCAGCCTGGGATGGCCGAGTTCCATCACCGATGATCTACGCACGTTCGGTGCTACCAGCCAGAGTATGGGTGTCTTCTACTGTATTGGGATAGGATTAGCGGGACTGGCAGTTTTGGAACGACTGTGGTTCGTGATCGCGAAAGGGCCGAGACAGACGGTTGTAGAAGTTTCTTCTCTTATG CTCAGTTTCACTATGCTCAGCATACCGTCTATCATCGCAACGGTCGTTGCCTTACAATTTGTGAGCCTCATCAATCGTCACGGAGAGGAGTCTGGCGTGACAGCGAGATATGGACATCAATTTTTAGGAATGACGTGGGCAGCCGTCGGGTTGTTGCTGGTCGGAAGCACTGTCAGTTTACTGACGGTATTGGTGGACCGCAACCGATCGGCAGACCAGTATGAACCGGTGGCAGAACCGAAGACGGTGGCCGAGGATTCGGACTCGGTAGCGTCGAACCAGAAGGGGGACtaa
- a CDS encoding putative NADH-ubiquinone oxidoreductase 299 kDa subunit (NADH-ubiquinone oxidoreductase subunit), with amino-acid sequence MRSTFRLLANVKPARYLEPFAPTGITGLVTHPSPRPTLIYLYTTTLQKLKAFPESSVYRQSTEALTRHRLQIVESTKPPGYEAWLERVKKAIGTEPERFASLLRPDGTYAAVMRSDGSDNPRGEEWDGEALEPTSEGPARTPEEEARWHQAIEDSVKAENESDFQTHAMKWENEPALEAEQVAEIENQIGAGLIEEVIQVAEGELKLVDEMSKSKVWEELEEQPAPGQWSYFERKDSA; translated from the exons ATGAGGTCTACATTCCGGTTGCTGGCCAACGTCAAGCCGGCCCGGTACCTGGAGCCTTTCGCTCCCACCGGTATCACCGGCCTTGTCACTCATCCCAGTCCCCGCCCGACTTTGATCTATCTCTACACAACTACCCTGCAGAAGTTGAAGGCCTTCCCCGAGTCTTCCGTCTACCGCCAGTCTACCGAGGCTTTAACCCGCCACCGCCTGCAAATTGTCGAATCTACGAAACCTCCTGGCTATGAGGCTTGGTTGGAGCGCGTGAAGAAGGCTATTGGTACTGAACCTGAGCGGTTCGCCTCTCTCCTTCGCCCAGATGGCACGTACGCGGCAGTCATGCGCAGCGATGGAAGCGACAATCCTCGTGGTGAGGAGTGGGATGGAGAAGCCCTCGAGCCGACCAGTGAAGGCCCTGCCCGTAccccagaggaagaagctcGGTGGCACCAGGCTATCGAAGATTCGGTTAAGGCAGAGAACGAGTCTGATTTCCAAACTCATGCTATGAAGTGGGAGAACGAGCCCGCCTTGGAAGCAGAGCA GGTTGCCGAAATCGAGAACCAGATTGGAGCCGGCCTTATTGAGGAGGTCATCCAGGTCGCAGAGGGTGAGCTGAAGCTCGTTGACGAGATGTCCAAGTCCAAGGT TTGGGAGGAGCTAGAGGAACAGCCCGCCCCTGGCCAGTGGTCCTATTTTGAGCGCAAAGACTCTGCATAA
- a CDS encoding putative COPI vesicle coat beta, with protein GHVYIWSYETQSIIKTFELTDVPVRAGRFIARKNWIVCGSDDFQLRVYNYNTSEKIASFEAHPDYIRSIAVHPTQPFVLTASDDMTIKLWDWEKGWKCVQVYEGHAHYVMGLSINPKDTNTFASACLDRTVKIWSLGSPHANFTLEAHETKGVNYVDYYPQADKPYLLTTSDDKTVKIWDYTTKALIATLEGHTSNVSFACYHPELPVIISGSEDGTIKIWHANTYRLEQSLSYGLERAWCVAYQRGKQGIAMGFDDGAVVVKMGREEPAVSMDGSGKVVWARHNEVVSTVIKGGDATIKDGAPISLPTKELGSCEVYPQTLSHSPNGRFVSVCGDGEYIIYTALAWRNKAFGQALDFAWGSKDNSNDYAIRESPTSVKIFRNFKEVSGGLDVGFQAEGLTDGVLLGVKGQGGIGMFDWETGNLVRRIEVDPKAVYWSESGELVTLACEDSFYVLRFSRENYINGLNEGEADEDGVESAFEVVTDVNETVRTGQWVGDCFIYTNSTNRLNYLVGDQTYTISHFDQGMYVLGYLPRDGRVYLADKDVNVVSFGLSLSMVEYQTVVLRGDMDMAAELLKDIPQDQINKVARFLEGQGYKDMALEVATDPEHRFDLALSLNNLDIALEIAREANVEHKWKTVGDAALAGWNLELAQECFTNAKDVGSLLLLHTASGNKQGLRNLAEQASEAGLHNVAFSTLWSLGDIDACTDLLVRTNRLAEAVLFTQTYKPSRAPELVVQWKQSLEQSGKTKIARLIGVPPGAPDATADDDLFPEWDEYLRLEKEGVVPEPPSSESLIDVNDDEQAESAANGAPEVEAEA; from the exons GGTCACGTATACATCTGGTCTTACGAGACTCAG TCAATCATCAAAACCTTTGAACTTACCGATGTCCCCGTTCGAGCTGGTCGGTTTATTGCCCGCAAAAACTGGATTGTTTGCGGATCAGATGACTTCCAACTCCGCGTATACAACTACAACACTTCCGAGAAGATTGCCTCGTTTGAGGCCCACCCAGACTATATCCGTTCGATTGCTGTTCATCCCACCCAACCTTTCGTTCTTACAGCCTCCGATGACATGACAATCAAGCTCTGGGATTGGGAGAAAGGTTGGAAGTGTGTCCAGGTGTACGAAGGCCACGCTCATTATGTGATGGGACTGTCCATTAACCCTAAGGACACAAACACATTCGCATCGGCTTGTTTGGATCGGACGGTCAAGATCTGGAGTCTTGGTTCCCCACATGCCAATTTCACATTGGAGGCCCACGAGACGAAGGGTGTTAACTATGTCGACTACTATCCGCAAGCCGATAAGCCGTATCTTCTTACCACCTCAGATGACAAGACGGTCAAGATCTGGGATTATACCACAAAAGCGCTCATTGCGACATTGGAAGGGCACACAAGTAATGTTTCCTTCGCCTGCTATCACCCAGAATTACCAGTGATCATTTCGGGATCTGAAGATGGAACAATCAAGATTTGGCACGCAAACACATACCGATTGGAGCAATCATTAAGCTATGGCCTTGAAAGAGCGTGGTGTGTTGCATACCAGCGTGGTAAACAAGGTATCGCAATGGGGTTTGATGATGGTGCAGTGGTCGTGAAAATGGGTCGCGAGGAACCCGCCGTCTCTATGGACGGATCAGGAAAGGTCGTCTGGGCAAGACACAATGAAGTGGTTTCAACAGTCATTAAGGGTGGTGATGCTACTATCAAGGATGGCGCACCAATCTCCTTACCGACAAAAGAGCTGGGCTCATGTGAGGTCTACCCCCAGACACTATCACACTCGCCCAATGGCCGTTTCGTTTCAGTTTGCGGTGATGGAGAATATATCATCTACACTGCTCTTGCTTGGAGAAATAAGGCATTCGGGCAAGCACTTGATTTCGCCTGGGGCTCGAAGGATAACAGCAACGACTATGCTATTCGCGAGTCACCAACTAGTGTCAAGATCTTTAGGAATTTCAAGGAGGTCAGCGGCGGCCTAGATGTCGGCTTCCAAGCCGAAGGACTCACTGATGGTGTGCTTCTTGGTGTCAAAGGACAAGGAGGCATTGGTATGTTCGATTGGGAGACCGGTAATCTAGTCCGTCGCATTGAAGTCGACCCGAAGGCC GTTTATTGGTCTGAGTCTGGAGAGTTGGTTACTCTTGCCTGTGAGGACTCATTCTACGTGCTCCGATTCTCGAGGGAAAACTATATCAACGGCCTCAATGAGGGGGAagccgatgaggatggtgtTGAGTCGGCCTTCGAAGTCGTCACTGATGTCAATGAGACTGTCAGGACAGGTCAATGGGTTGGTGACTGCTTTATCTACACCAATTCGACCAACCGCCTGAACTACCTTGTTGGTGATCAGACCTACACAATCTCTCACTTTGACCAGGGAATGTATGTCCTTGGCTACTTGCCTCGCGATGGCAGGGTGTATCTAGCCGACAAGGATGTCaatgttgtttcttttggtcttTCACTTAGCATGGTCGAGTACCAGACCGTGGTTCTTCGTGGAGACATGGATATGGCAGCAGAGCTGCTGAAGGACATCCCGCAGGACCAGATCAACAAGGTTGCGCGGTTCCTCGAAGGCCAGGGCTACAAGGACATGGCCCTTGAAGTTGCCACTGACCCCGAACATCGTTTCGACCTTGCCCTTTCTCTCAACAATCTCGACATTGCCCTCGAAATTGCTCGTGAAGCTAACGTCGAACATAAATGGAAAACTGTTGGTGATGCTGCCCTGGCAGGATGGAATCTGGAATTGGCTCAGGAATGTTTCACCAATGCAAAGGATGTCGGCTCCCTTTTGCTGTTGCACACCGCCAGCGGCAACAAGCAGGGTCTCCGTAACCTCGCAGAACAAGCGTCCGAGGCCGGTCTGCACAATGTTGCTTTCTCTACCTTGTGGTCTCTCGGTGATATCGATGCCTGCACAGATCTTCTTGTGCGGACCAACCGTCTCGCGGAAGCTGTCCTTTTCACACAAACCTACAAGCCATCCCGGGCACCCGAGCTCGTAGTTCAGTGGAAGCAGTCGCTTGAGCAGtctggaaagacaaagatCGCTCGCCTGATCGGTGTTCCTCCCGGTGCTCCCGACGCTACCGCCGATGACGACCTCTTCCCAGAATGGGATGAGTACCTCCgcctggagaaggaaggcgTTGTCCCTGAGCCTCCTTCATCAGAGTCCCTTATCGACGTCAACGATGACGAACAAGCCGAGTCAGCAGCCAACGGGGCTCCAGAGGTAGAAGCCGAAGCATGA